TTCGTGACAGGTGGCGGAGAGAACCACCTGTACCGAAGCCGGGGTGACGGCACCTACGAAGACATCGCCATGAATGCTCTCGTCGGGGTGACCCCTTCCGCGACCGGCCCGCTCTTTCTGGACTTTGACAACGACGGCGACGAAGACCTCTTCCTCGCGTCGGTCGGACGCCAGATGTTCTTTGAGAACCGGTTCGTGCCGGAAGGGCGCGTGGAGTTCCTCGAACGATCGGAAGACGCCGGAGTGGCGCTTCCGGCGCACGGCTACAGCGCCGTCTCCGCCGATGTCAACTCCGACGGCTTCCCCGACATCTATGTGTGCTCGTACAACGCCTACGGAACCGTCATGCCGAACTCATGGAGCCAGGCCACGAACGGCACGCCCAATCTCCTGCTCATCAACGACGGCGGAAGACGATTCGTCGAGGCGGCCGCCGACTGGGGAGTCGCGGATTCCCGCTGGACCTACGCGGCTCAGTTCGCGGATCTGAACGGAGACCACCGAGCGGACCTCTATGTGGCCAACGACTTCGGAGTGAACGCCTTCTACATCAACGAAGGGGACCGCTTCCGCGACGCCTCACGCGAGTTCGGCATCGACGACACGGGAAACGGCATGGGGGTCTCCTTTGGTGACTACGACAACGACGGCCGCGTCGACCTCCATGTCACCAACATGTCGTCCACGGCGGGCAACCGGATTCTGGGCGTTCTGTTTCCCGACATGGAAGACTCTCCCGAGTACGCCCGCACGCTGAAGAAGTTGGCGTCCGGGAACACGCTGTACCGCAACACGGGAGACGGCTCCTTCCGCGATGTCACATCCGAAGTCGGTCCGTTTTCCGCGGGCTGGGCCTTCGGGGGCGGATTCCTCGACTTTGACAACGACGGCTGGCAGGACATTCACACGCCGAACGGTTTCATCTCCGGCAAGGGGCTTCGTGACACTTGAAGCCTCTTCTGGCGCCATGTACTGGCTGCCTCGGAGAAGCGGGACGACGCGGGAAGCGAAGACTACAAGGACGACCACTTCGGCAAGATTCTGAAGGAGGGGTTCTCGTTCAGCGGGTTCGAACGGGACCACCTCTACCTGAATGTGGACGGCAAGAGGTATGCCGACATCTCCGGGCTTTCGGGAATCGACTCCGACACCGACGGACGGGGCGCCGCCTATGCGGACCTCGACAACGACGGCGATGTCGACATCTTCCGCACGGCGTTCCAGAGGAAGGCACACCACCTCTTCCGGAACAATGTCGGGCAACGCGCAAACTTCCTCCGCGTATCCCTGATCGGAACGAAGAGCGGCACCGACGCCTTCGGAACCGTGGTTCGCGTGGGCACTTCTCGCGGAGTACAGACGCGCTTCAAGTCGGGAGGGGCGGGCTTCGTCTCCCAGCACGACCCGCGCCTTCTCTTCGGGTTGGGGAGTGACACTTCGGTGGAGTGGATCGAGGTCGCCTGGCCATCCGGGTCGGTGGAGAAGTTCCGGGGAGTCGGCGCGGGGCTGTCCGTCCTGATCACCGAGGGCCAGGGCCGGTTGACGACGCTGGAGGATCGGGCCTTCGCGCTGCCGGACCCCCCGGCCGACCGGGAGGTCCTTCTGGCGAAACTGGCCGTCCGGCCCGGCGACCGCTTCCCGGACCTTGCGCTCGGCACGCTGGCCGGAGACGCCACGACCTTTCGCGCGGAATCCGGCTCCGGCCGCGCCACTGTCGTCAACCTCTGGGCCACCTACTGCGTTCCGTGTCGAAAGGAGATGCCCGAACTGGAGAGGCTTTCCGCGGAACTGTCCCGCGCGGGCGTGGATGTGATCGGCCTCAGCATCGATGTCGGCAAGGGGCGCAAGAAGGTCCCCGGCTTCGTGCGGAAGCAACGCCTGACTTACCCCGTCTACACCACGACCGACGGCGTCTTCGCCCGCATCTATTCCGGCGACGAGGTCTTCATTCCTCTGACCTACCTGGTTGGCGCGGACGGAATCGTGACGGAGGTCTTCACAGGATGGTCGAAGGAGGCCGAAGGGGCCATTCGGAAGCTGGCACAGTGATCATCGGCCGGTCGGGTCTGGTCGTGCCCTGCCATCCGGGATAGACTCCATCGGGCTCTACTCAAGGGGAGGGATCATGCCCGGAAGAGACCGATGTCTTCTCATTCTCGGCGGCGCGGGCCTTGTCGGAGTGCAGTGCGCAAAGAAGGCCGCGCGCGCCCTGCATCCCGGTCGGATCGTCCTGGTGTCACTCTTCCGAAAGGAGACGCGGGAAGCCATCGCTTCTCTTTCGAAGGAGTTTCCCGGGATTGAGTTCGCCGGGTATTACGGGAACCTCTTCGTTCGCGGAGAACCCACGCCCATCGAGACGCGCGTTCCGGAGCCGTCGCCGCGGGACTTCGTGGAGAACGCGGAGAACCGGCGCCACATCTTCGAAGACACCTTCACGGACTTTGAGTCCGCCTATCGGGAGTCGATGCTGGTCCGCCTTCTGCTCATGGAGAAGCCCGATGCGGTGGTGGACACGGTCAACACCGCCACGGGAATCAGCTATCAGGACATCTTCTCCAGTTCGTTCGTCGTGTCGAAGGGGCTGGAGGAGGCCCGGGAGGGCGGCCTTGGCGAGGGCTTCGCAACGGATGTGGAGAAGCACCTGATCGCCGGGGGCATCCCGCAGCTCATCGTCCATGTTCGTCTCCTGCACCGTGCGCTCTCGGAGGCGGGTTCCCGGATCTATCTGAAGGTCGGGACAACCGGCACCGGCGGCATGGGTCTCAACATTCCCTACACGCACGGCGAGGACAAGCCCAGCCCCACACTCATGGCCAAGACGGCCACGGCCTTCGCACAGACGGGACTGCTGTTCCTGATGGCCAGAACGCCGGATTCTCCCATCATCAAGGAGATCAAGCCCGCCGCCATGATCGGCTACCGGGACATCGGCTACCACATCATCAGAGGGCCGCAATACCGGCCTGCCGGGAAAAGCGGCGGCATCACGGTCACGCACGGAGAGGCCTACGCGCTCTACGAAGCGCGGGGAGAACCGCTGGCGGACATCCTCGACAACGAACCCTGCTTTGACGGATATGAACGCCTCCAGGACAAGGACGGCCGCCCCGCAAAGCTCCTGCTTCCCTGCGTGAACACAGGGGAGAACGGGATCTTCACGCGTGGAGAGTTCGAGGCCATCACGGCCCTCGGCCAGATGGAGTTCGTCACGCCGGAGGAGATTGCCGACCTCGTGACGCTGGAGCTCGCGGGGAACAACACGGGAAGAGATGTCATCTCCGCCGTGGACTCCTCCGTGCTCAATCCGTCGTACAAGGGAGGCCTCATTCGCGGAGTGGCCATCGAGGAGCTGGAGGAACTGGAGAATGAGAAGGGCGTTCCCTCGGTTGCCATCGGGCAGCTCGGGCCGCCGCAACTCGCGAAGTACCTGTACGAGGTCCACTTCCTGAAGCAGCTCCACGGGACCGTCGAGCGAGTTCTCGCTGACGAGGACGGCCACGCCCGCACGCCGGAAGACCTCTCGCGGGAGATGGAAGCGCTCGTCACGGAGAGCCCGCTCCGACACACCATCACATCCATCGGTATCCCCATCCTGCTGCCGGACGGAACCGGCATCCTTCGCGGACCGGTCATCAAGATTCCGCCGTACAACAAGAAGGCGCATCGGATTCCGCTGACGGAAGATGCCGTGGACGCATTCGCGAAGAAGGGCTGGGTGGATCTCCGCCCCGCACACATGTCATGGTGGCTGGACTGCTTCGCAAGCATGAGGCAAACGGTCTATCGGCGTGGTTCCAAGTGGAGTTCGGAACGCTTGGACCATGCGTCCTATCTGCATTCGGAGATCCGGATCGGAGAGGTGGTGGCCTGGATCTTCAATAACCGGATTTCCCCCAGAGGCCATCGCATCAAGTAACGAACCGGAGGGCGCGTCTGGCGAATCCCCGAGGGACCGCGGGAGATCCCCCCCGCCCGGAGGTGGACCCCGCACTGGTGAACCGCGTGCTGGAGTCGCTGGCGGTGCTGGAGCAACCGTCCGATGACGGCTCCCCCGCTCCTTCGGCGGCGGGTGCGCCTGCGGCGGCGCTGCTGCGCGCGACTCGCGACACGCTGGGCGCGCTCTCGGCCGCGCGGGAAGCCGGAGCCGAGTCCGCTTCCCGTTCGCACCGGACACTCCTGCATCGCATCCTGGAGGGCGCGCTTCGGCGACCGGTGCGTCTGGCTTTTCACTCCACCCCCTTTGCCGCGGAGTGGACCGATCTCCTTCTGGAAGTGGTGGTGGCGTCCGACTTCACGGTGGGATCGCTCTTCACGGCCCGCGCAAAGACCCTCGGCGACCGCACGCTCTTCCTTCAGCCCCCGGGTCATGCGGACGAGCGCGTGTCCTGGCGGTCCGCGGCGGAGCGCATCCTGGGCATTTCCCGCGCACTCCTCGCGCTTCGCCGACAGATCCCCGGCGCGCCTGTCGCCATCCTCTCGGAGAACTCGCTGGAAGGCGCACTCATGGATCTCGCGTGTCTGGTCACGGGGACGCCGGACATTCCCGTCCCGGCCAACTCCCCTCCCGGGCAGGTGGACTACATCCTCCGCCACGCGAAGGCGGGTGCGCTCTTTGTCGGCTCGCCGCACATGGCCGAAATCGCCCGCGAGTCGATCGACGAAGGGGAAGTCGCCGGACGCGTCTACTGGCTGGACCGATCGCGCGACGGGACCGGCGGCATCCGGCCCTTCGCGGAGTTCCTGGAAATGGGATCGGGCACCGAACCGGAAGAGGTTCGTACAGCCATCGAGTCGGTGCGCGCCACCGACCACGCCACCACCATGTACACCTCCGGCACCACGGGAATGCCCAACGCCATCTCCTTTACGCAGGCCCATCTCGTGACAAAGCGTTTCGCGCGCGCCGCTGCCTGGCCGGATCTGGGGCGCGGCGATGTCTTCCTCTGTTACCTCCCGCTCTATCACACCTTCGGTCGCTTTCTGGAAATGCTGGGCTGCGTCTTCTGGGGGTCCATCTATGCGTTTGTGGAAGACCCGTCCATTGAGAGACTCCTCTACTCGTTCCAGTGGGCCCGCCCGACGACATTCATCAGCGTTCCGAAAAAATGGCTGGAGATCGCCGAAGCCGCCGCCCCGGTAACCGGCGAAGAAGACCCACCCGACCCGGACATCTCCCGCGCGGTCATCGAAGTGACCGGCGGGCGACTCCGGCGCGGCCTGTCCGCGGCGGGGTATCTTCCGCCTGCGGTGTTCCGGCGCTTTCATCGGGCGGGCATCGAACTGCACTCCGGGTTCGGCATGACGGAAGCCACGGGTGGAATCACCATGACGCCCGCGGGCGAGTATCGCGAGGACTCCATCGGGACGGCACTCCCCGGCATCGAACTTCTGGTGGCGGAAGACCGGGAACTTCTCATTCGCGGGGCCTATGTGGCCCAGCCCGTGGACGCGGACAGCAAGTCCGAAGACGGCTGGTTTGCCACGGGCGACATCGTTCGCGAGATCGAAGACGGACATCTTGTCATCGTGGATCGCAAGAAGGAGATCTTCAAGAACCTCCAGGGAGAGACCATTTCGCCCCGGCGCATCGAGCGAATGTTCGGAGAGTTCGACACGATCGCGCGAACGCTGGTCATCGGGGATGGTCGCGAGTACTGCACACTGCTCATCGTACCGTCGGAGGATCTGTGCGCCGACTATGCCGATTCCGCCGCGGAGGATCCTGCCGTCCTGAGAGCCCCGGAACTTCGCGAACTCTACGCCGCTGCCATCTCCACGGTGAACCGTTTCCTCGCGCCCTACGAGCGAATCCTGGACTTCGCGGTGCTGGCGCGCGACTTCGACGCGGATGCCGGAGAGCTGACCGCCAAGGGAACGCCTCGCCGAAAGCGGATTGCGGAAGCCTACAATGCCATCATCGAACCCATGTACTCCCGCGGGCAGGCCACTTTCCAGCTGGGGGACCTGGAGGTGGTCGTCGGGCACTGGTTTTTCCGGCAGTCGGGGATTCCGTCGGGCGAGTTGCGGGCCGTGCCCGGCGGCCTCCGGATCGGGGCGGCCGGAAAGACGCTCACCGTCCGGCGCGTACCGGGAACGACGCGGGTACTGGTCGGCGACCTGGAATATGAACCGTGCGGGCCGGAACTCCTCCTGGGCGAGATCCTCGGCCGTGCCAGGCTCTGGCTCGGAAACCGCGCGGTCCGCGCCTTCGCGGGGAAGGAGATCGAACACTGGTGGAGGCGGGGTCGGCGCTTTGAGGTGCGTACGCGCCTCGCACTTGTTCCGGCGCGGGTCCCCGGTCCGGAAGGCACTCCGGAGCCTCCTTCCGAAGAGGACGCGACCATCGACACGGCCCTTCTGCACGACCTCGCCGCGCGTGTTCGCCACCCGAAGGAGAGCGTTCGGCGCACGGCCATCGCCCAGTTGCGTTCTCATCTGACCGGACGCCGCACCGAACTTCGAAGCCTCATCCGCGACGCGCTGGCAAGCGCGCTGCCGGACCCGGAGGTTCGCCCTTACGCGCTGTGCGCTCTCCTTCCCGTACTCGACCGGGGAAGTCTCAGCCGGCTTCTGGACACATTCCTTTCGGACCCGTCGTTTCTTCAGCGGTCCGAAGCGCGGATCGTGGCCGGGCAGGAGCTACGGCCCGATCAAGTGAACGCGCTGATCAACCGCGTCCTGAAGGCCGCCTACCGGTCTCCGGGCCGCCCCCCGCGCGAGGTCCCCGGACTTCGACGCCTTCTGCGTTTCCTCACAATCCACGGCGTACTCCATCCGGCATTCTTCCGGCGCGTGCGAACACTGCTCGTGAAGCTCGAATCGGAGTGGGGCGCGGACACGGAGGCCGTCTCCTTCCTTCGTGAACTTCGCGCCGACCTCTCGCGCGAGTTCCGAGATCGACTCCCGAAGACCGCGCGACCCCGTGAAGAGTGGAAGAGAATCGTCCGCTTTTCCCCGGAGATCACGGCGGCTCATCGTTCCCGCATCCTGCATGCGCTCTCTGGAAGTCCGATCCTTCCCGAGGCGTCCCTTCTCTTCGGGAATGGAGTCCTCGTCGATCCGTCTTCGTTGGCCGAGGGGGCCATCCGCGTGTCCTGGCTGGGTGAAGGCAAGGGTCGCAGTGTCTTCCATCTCCAGTGCAGGGTTCGAGCCGAAGAGTCCGACCCGCTCTTCGAATGCGTGCTCAAGGCGAGCGATTCGCAGCGGCCGCAGGAGGTCGAGGCCGAGTTGGCGCTTCTCATCCGGGCGGCCGATCGTCTGGAGGGACGCCCGGTCGCCAAGGCGCAGGGCGGCTGGTATCCGGACTCCGGCATGTGGACGGAGGAGTTCATCCCGAAGCCCACGCTGGATGTTCTGGCCGACCGTCTGGCGAAGGAGCCCGGATCCACCACAGGCGCCCGGCTCCCGGAGATCTGGCGATACCTTCTGGCCGTCAGCACTTCTCTCGCGGTCGGATTCTGGGATCGGACGGGCGGGAAGTTCGCGCTGGAGGATCCTGCGCCGAGGAATGTCATTCTGCCGGAGCACGACTGGCAGGTGGGCGGGCGCCTGGTGTCGATTGCGGAGCGCGGGCCGTGCGAGCGCGTGTCGGAAGTACTGATCGGTGTCCACATGGGCGTGGTCGTGCCGCTGCAGCAGCGGTTCGCCGGCTTCGGACTTGGCGAGGAGTGGAATGTCCTGTTCTCCACGGTACTGGAAGTACTCGGTGAAGAGCGCGGACTGGAACTTCTCCGCGCCGAGAGCCATTTGATCGGCGACGAACCGCTTCCGGGAGATCCGGCCGGCACGCGCGTGACATTCGGGATGGCGCTGGCTCGTTTTCTCTCGTCCGTGCGCCGACACGGGTTCATGCCCGTTCGCCTTCGTTCGGCGGCTCGCCGCTACCGGCGCTGGAGCAACCTGAACCCGCACGCCACGCTCGAAGCGCAGTCCGCGACGCTGGACCAGTTGGCCGTCGCGTATGGCATGGACGAACTCGAGGGCGAGCGCCCGGGATCGCGGCTGCGCTTTCTGCGGCATACCGCCTTTCGCCGCGCGCGGCCGGGCTTCACCATGGAACTGGACCGCATCATCGCCCAGGCCCCCCGGACGGAAGCCGAATCGCCGGGACACTGGAAGAGGGAGATCGCCGCTCTCCGCGAGAGCTTCCCCATGGACGATCGCGAACAGTTCTTCCTGGCACGGACTCTCTTCCCGCACCTGGATCCCGCGCGCCCCGCGCTCCTCGTGCGCGAAGAGGACACACCCGGCGGCGTGGGCGCGGATGTCGAGGTGGAGCACCGCGACCAGCGCGGCGATGTATTCCGAATCCGCCGGCCCGGCCGACCCGAGGAAGTCTCCGCGCTCTATCGAATCTTCCGGGAAGAGAACTTTCGCTGGCTTCCCCCCACCGAAGAGACCGATCATCTTCTGGTATTCGACGATGCGGGCCGCGTTCTCGGCGGGATCATCTACCGCTTTCTCGGTGAAGCATTCGCCCAGATCGAGTGGCTCGTGATCTCGCACGCGCGAAGATCGCACGGTCTCGGGTCGGTCCTGTTCATGGAGTTTCTCGGCAGAATGCGGGGCCGGGGGATCCGCGTCGTGTCGACCGGCTTCTTCCGACCGTCGTTCTTCCGCAAGTTCGGATTCGGGGTGGATCCCCGGTTCGCCGGACTGGTCCGAATGCTGGGTGACGAATCCGCCCGTGAAGAACCGAATGAACCATCCCCCAAGGAGTCCTCACCATGACCGAACGCGTCTGGCATCGCCACTACGACCCGGGAGTCCCGAAACACATCGCGCCCGACGGGCCGTCGCTTCCGGAAATGCTCGCGACCGCGGCTGCGGACCACGGCGGCCGAAATGCACTCCACTTCGTGAACCACACGATGTCGTGGGCACAACTGGCGGAGGAAGTGGACCGACTGGCGGCGGCGATGGCCAACGCCGGAGTGGAGCGCGGGGATCGCGTCGCCATCCATATGCCGAACCTCCCGCAGACCGTTCTGGCGTTTCAGGCCACGCTGCGACTCGGTGCGGTGGCGGTGATGACGAATCCGCTCTACACCGCGCCGGAGATCGAGCACCAGTGGAACGACGCCGGGTGCCGCATGGCGTTCACCACCGACTTCCTCTACAAAAGCCGCCTCGCGCCGATCCGTGACCGGCTCCCCGTCACCGACTTCGTGGTCGCGTCCATTCCCGAGTACCTGCGCTTCCCGCTGTCCCTGCTTGCACCGCTGAAGCTTCGTCGCGCGGAACCACCCCTCATTGCCCGCGTTCGCCCGGAGAGAGGCGTCCACCTCTTCCGCGCCTTCCTGAAGAGCGCCGGAGGGCCGACTTCGGCGGAACTCCCCGCGCCCGAGGATCTCGCGGCGCTGCAGTACACCGGCGGCACGACCGGCGTCTCGAAAGGCGCCATGCTCACCCACGCGAATCTCTCCGCCAACGCGCGGCAGGTGGCGTCGTGGATACCGGACCTGACTCGCGGAACGGAAGTGTTCCTCACCGTCCTGCCGCTCTTCCATGTGTTCGGTCTGACGGTCGCCATGAACTTCCCTCTCGCCATCGCGGGCGCCATGGTCATTGTCCCGAACCCGCGCGACATCGACGGCATCATCAAGGGCCTGCGCAAGCATCGCGTCACGGTATTCCCCATCGTTCCGGCCATCTTGAACCCGCTCTGCGACCACCCCGACCTGAACGCCCGGTGTACGGAGAACCTCCGCGTCTGTGTCTCGGGGTCCGCTCCGCTTCCGGAGAAGGCGCTTCGCAGG
Above is a window of Gemmatimonadota bacterium DNA encoding:
- a CDS encoding redoxin family protein → MDGKRYADISGLSGIDSDTDGRGAAYADLDNDGDVDIFRTAFQRKAHHLFRNNVGQRANFLRVSLIGTKSGTDAFGTVVRVGTSRGVQTRFKSGGAGFVSQHDPRLLFGLGSDTSVEWIEVAWPSGSVEKFRGVGAGLSVLITEGQGRLTTLEDRAFALPDPPADREVLLAKLAVRPGDRFPDLALGTLAGDATTFRAESGSGRATVVNLWATYCVPCRKEMPELERLSAELSRAGVDVIGLSIDVGKGRKKVPGFVRKQRLTYPVYTTTDGVFARIYSGDEVFIPLTYLVGADGIVTEVFTGWSKEAEGAIRKLAQ
- a CDS encoding VCBS repeat-containing protein; protein product: MTPRSLRATGAALLLLTMLPGQASAASPPTADPGATPRSGLEETEDLTESLANHLHEVSFAILDRDMEKFAEHFAPDATGTDVPIGEGEPTAETRWVHTRPLREPVSLSGRGALATAWGEYLDTFRSLEDVRLKVKSAEMNTDGNGTVSASAYIKYFWIGRGPEGAREWVKGVGRVKASRPRDGPWTLHELTLTDLHPRVATANLFDEVSGPAGTALTVPRWGSPGNEEFMAHGVAVADLDDDGLLEIFVTGGGENHLYRSRGDGTYEDIAMNALVGVTPSATGPLFLDFDNDGDEDLFLASVGRQMFFENRFVPEGRVEFLERSEDAGVALPAHGYSAVSADVNSDGFPDIYVCSYNAYGTVMPNSWSQATNGTPNLLLINDGGRRFVEAAADWGVADSRWTYAAQFADLNGDHRADLYVANDFGVNAFYINEGDRFRDASREFGIDDTGNGMGVSFGDYDNDGRVDLHVTNMSSTAGNRILGVLFPDMEDSPEYARTLKKLASGNTLYRNTGDGSFRDVTSEVGPFSAGWAFGGGFLDFDNDGWQDIHTPNGFISGKGLRDT
- a CDS encoding GNAT family N-acetyltransferase gives rise to the protein MNRVLESLAVLEQPSDDGSPAPSAAGAPAAALLRATRDTLGALSAAREAGAESASRSHRTLLHRILEGALRRPVRLAFHSTPFAAEWTDLLLEVVVASDFTVGSLFTARAKTLGDRTLFLQPPGHADERVSWRSAAERILGISRALLALRRQIPGAPVAILSENSLEGALMDLACLVTGTPDIPVPANSPPGQVDYILRHAKAGALFVGSPHMAEIARESIDEGEVAGRVYWLDRSRDGTGGIRPFAEFLEMGSGTEPEEVRTAIESVRATDHATTMYTSGTTGMPNAISFTQAHLVTKRFARAAAWPDLGRGDVFLCYLPLYHTFGRFLEMLGCVFWGSIYAFVEDPSIERLLYSFQWARPTTFISVPKKWLEIAEAAAPVTGEEDPPDPDISRAVIEVTGGRLRRGLSAAGYLPPAVFRRFHRAGIELHSGFGMTEATGGITMTPAGEYREDSIGTALPGIELLVAEDRELLIRGAYVAQPVDADSKSEDGWFATGDIVREIEDGHLVIVDRKKEIFKNLQGETISPRRIERMFGEFDTIARTLVIGDGREYCTLLIVPSEDLCADYADSAAEDPAVLRAPELRELYAAAISTVNRFLAPYERILDFAVLARDFDADAGELTAKGTPRRKRIAEAYNAIIEPMYSRGQATFQLGDLEVVVGHWFFRQSGIPSGELRAVPGGLRIGAAGKTLTVRRVPGTTRVLVGDLEYEPCGPELLLGEILGRARLWLGNRAVRAFAGKEIEHWWRRGRRFEVRTRLALVPARVPGPEGTPEPPSEEDATIDTALLHDLAARVRHPKESVRRTAIAQLRSHLTGRRTELRSLIRDALASALPDPEVRPYALCALLPVLDRGSLSRLLDTFLSDPSFLQRSEARIVAGQELRPDQVNALINRVLKAAYRSPGRPPREVPGLRRLLRFLTIHGVLHPAFFRRVRTLLVKLESEWGADTEAVSFLRELRADLSREFRDRLPKTARPREEWKRIVRFSPEITAAHRSRILHALSGSPILPEASLLFGNGVLVDPSSLAEGAIRVSWLGEGKGRSVFHLQCRVRAEESDPLFECVLKASDSQRPQEVEAELALLIRAADRLEGRPVAKAQGGWYPDSGMWTEEFIPKPTLDVLADRLAKEPGSTTGARLPEIWRYLLAVSTSLAVGFWDRTGGKFALEDPAPRNVILPEHDWQVGGRLVSIAERGPCERVSEVLIGVHMGVVVPLQQRFAGFGLGEEWNVLFSTVLEVLGEERGLELLRAESHLIGDEPLPGDPAGTRVTFGMALARFLSSVRRHGFMPVRLRSAARRYRRWSNLNPHATLEAQSATLDQLAVAYGMDELEGERPGSRLRFLRHTAFRRARPGFTMELDRIIAQAPRTEAESPGHWKREIAALRESFPMDDREQFFLARTLFPHLDPARPALLVREEDTPGGVGADVEVEHRDQRGDVFRIRRPGRPEEVSALYRIFREENFRWLPPTEETDHLLVFDDAGRVLGGIIYRFLGEAFAQIEWLVISHARRSHGLGSVLFMEFLGRMRGRGIRVVSTGFFRPSFFRKFGFGVDPRFAGLVRMLGDESAREEPNEPSPKESSP
- a CDS encoding long-chain fatty acid--CoA ligase, which produces MTERVWHRHYDPGVPKHIAPDGPSLPEMLATAAADHGGRNALHFVNHTMSWAQLAEEVDRLAAAMANAGVERGDRVAIHMPNLPQTVLAFQATLRLGAVAVMTNPLYTAPEIEHQWNDAGCRMAFTTDFLYKSRLAPIRDRLPVTDFVVASIPEYLRFPLSLLAPLKLRRAEPPLIARVRPERGVHLFRAFLKSAGGPTSAELPAPEDLAALQYTGGTTGVSKGAMLTHANLSANARQVASWIPDLTRGTEVFLTVLPLFHVFGLTVAMNFPLAIAGAMVIVPNPRDIDGIIKGLRKHRVTVFPIVPAILNPLCDHPDLNARCTENLRVCVSGSAPLPEKALRRFEKITGGKIIEGFGLTEASPVTHVNPVDGTRKVNTIGLPLPDTDSRIVAIDTGKEVPAGEEGELHLAGPQVMRGYWNRPEETATALRDGWLCTGDLATMDEEGYHQIVGRKKDMILASGYNIYPDEIDQVLVSHSGVLEAATIGLPDEKRGETVKSFLVRETGSSVTEDEVLSWCRERLAAYKVPRAIEFRDELPKSAVLKILRRELRDEELRKRSGES